The DNA sequence AGAATTATTTTAAATGTGAATAAATTTAACCAAGCAAGGAAATTTTATGAATCTCAGGGATATAAAATTTATGGTGAAGGGGTTTTCGATATAGGAAATAATTTCGTTATGGATGATTATCTTATGGAATTTATAATTCACATATAATAGACTTATAATTCTGTAACATTATCTCATAATTCTATAACGGGTGACCTGTTTATTAGTAGCATATTTGCAAAAGAACCAAATCATTTTATAATAAAACATTCATATACTTGGTTTTAAACCATTTTGGTTTTTATCAGTATATTTTTTTCATCCTTAGTGTTTAAATTCCTGTATTCATTAATACAGGAGTTTTTTGCGTTTATAAATATAATTTTAACTTTATTGAACTATTTCACATTTATATGAAATAAAAGTTTATATTTACAAAATAATTAACACACTTATACTAGGATGAAAATGTATGTGAAATTCGATTTCAATGCTCTTTGTAAAAAAGTGTTGGATGAAAAACTTAAAGAACAAGGTTTAAAATATAGATTGCTGAATTTTGGAGAGGTAGAGTTTTATGAAGCGTTTACGCAAGAACAGCACGATATCTTCAAAAAAAACCTTGAAGATTATGGTATTGAAATTATAGAAAGCCAGAAAGTCGCTTTAGTACAGAAAATCAAAGATGCTATTGTAGAGCTGGTATTCTCTAAAGATACGATTGCTGTTAAAGCTTCCATCTATATTGCCGAAAAATTAAATCACAGCTATGGCTACCTGTCCAATCTTTTTTCAGAGGTAGCTTATACATCAATAGAGAATTTCATTATCTTACAGAAGATAGAATACGCCAAAGAACTTATTATTACAAATAAACTTAACCTTACTGAGATTGCTCATAAGCTTAATTATTCCAGCGTTGCCCACTTAAGTACACAATTTAAAAATACAACCGGCATTACACCCTCTCAGTTTCAAAAAATCATCGGTAAAAGACGGAAAGAGCAGAGTGTAGCAATGACTAATAAAATGCTTTATGAATAAAGAATATCTTAATGCAATACTTGTTGATGATGATGAAGGGAATATTATTTTATTTAAAAATATATTCAAAGATTTAAAGATTACAGTTAAGGTTCAGTCATTTCAAAATGGAAGAGATTTAATGAAATACCTTAGTAATGCTGAAGTTCTTGTTCCCGAAATACTATTGATGAATTATAATATTCCGCATAAAAACAGTATGGAATGTCTGGATGAAATAAAATTGGACCTTAGATTAAGCGGGATGATTACAGGAATATATTCTGATGTCTTATCGGAAGAAGATATTGAGAAAATATTTGTAAAAGGTGCTAATATTTATATTAAAAAGCCGGACAATTATAAGGACATGAAACGGGTAGTTTCGGAGGTTATTACATTGAATTGGCAATACCATACATCCGGATTAAACAAAGATAATTTAATTCTTAAAGTATGATGGATATTGGAATTTTTGAATTTTCAGTAAAAAGGTTGGGATGTATTTTATCGGTTAATACTCACTAAAAGGTGAAAATTTTATAACTATTAAATATAATAATATAAATGCTTATTAGTAACAATATATGAAATTTGTAACAGAAACGTGCTAACAAAAATTAATCATATAAAACAATTAATGTGAATAATTTTTCTTTGAATCTTGAGAGTAAATTATATTCATCACAATGTTAGTAAAACAAAATGGATTATCAATTTCCAATGTAGAGCGCAGAAGATCTTTAAACAAAACGGTACAATCATGAAAACTCAAAAAGTTGGAGGGAAATTATATTCGTTTCTTTTAAAATCCTTTCAACAAACACAGTTAGTTTTTATAATAAGTAAGTTGGAAACATAATTCATTTTGTTTTTTTAAATTTATTTAGTAGTGGCTTAAATAAAATGCAAATGCTATAAATATTTTCACTCCACACCAAATTACAGAATAGTAAGCATTCTACTAAATAAATTTTTATGATAAGAATAATTTCTTCTAAATAACAGTTTTATAAGGGGGCCGCGGAAAGATCTTTTTCTTTTTGCGGTTTTTTTATGATATTTTACTCCATTTATTTTTCCCTTTGTAATATTTCAGATAATATATTTTTATGATCTGATGATCTGCCAAAGTTAAAAGCGGATCCTTTTCTAATATCTTTTCTACCGCTTTTTTTGTAGTTTTTATAATTTCAGAATCCTTTACCAGATCTAATCTTTTAAAATCGACAACACCACTTTGCTGGGTTCCTAAAATATCGCCAGGTCCCCGGAGCTGCATATCAACTTCAGAAATTTTAAAACCATCGTTGGTTTCAGTCATCGTTTTGATCCGGGTTCTGCTTTCTGTGGATAGCTTGTCCGATGTCATTAATATGCAATAGCTTTGTTCTGCACCACGGCCCACACGTCCTCTCAACTGATGCAGCTGAGACAATCCAAATCTTTCAGCACTTTCAATAACCATTACGGATGCATTGGGTACATTTACTCCAACCTCAATAACAGTCGTTGCAACCATGATCTCTGCCTTTCCGGAAGCAAAATAATTCATCGCAGTGTCTTTTTCATCTGGTTTCATTCTGCCATGAAGCATGCTTACGTTATAATCTGAAAAGGAATTCATAACATGATCAAGACCCTCCATGAGGTTCTTATAGTCCAATGTCTCGGATTCCTCTATCAATGGATAAACAAAATAAACCTGTCTCCCTTTTTTAATTTCGTCTCTGCAGAAATTATAGACATATGTTCTGTCCTTTTCCCGCCTATGAGCAGTGATGATAGGCTTTCTTCCTACCGGCATTTCATCGATTACCGATACATCCAGATCAGAGTAAAAACTCATGGCCAGCGTTCTTGGAATAGGTGTGGCGGTCATCACTAAAATATGCGGTGGGATCTTATTTTTTGCCCATAGTTTTGCTCTTTGTGCGACACCAAATCTATGCTGTTCATCAATAATAGCCAAGCCAAGATTTTTAAACTTTACTTTGTCTTCTAAAACAGCGTGAGTTCCTACCAGAATTGAGAGTTCTCCGTTTTCAAGTTCCTGGTGAATAACCTTTCTTTCAGATGCTTTTGTAGATCCCGTCAAAAGACGGATATTGATTTCGGTTTCTTCTAAAAGTTCTTTTATCCCATTGTAATGCTGTTGTGCCAGAATTTCGGTAGGAGCCATTATACAGCTTTGGAATCCATTGTCCATGGCAATGAGCATAGTGAGTAAGGCAACCATCGTTTTTCCGGAACCTACATCTCCCTGAAGCAACCGGTTCATCTGAATAGGTTTTTTCATGTCTAATCGGATTTCTTTTAAAACCCTTTTTTGGGCATTAGTCAATTCAAAAGGAAGGTGATTTTCATAAAACCCTGTAAAATGATCACCCACAATGGGGAAGGGGTTTCCGAATGCCTGACTTTTATGGTGAATTTTTTTTAAGCCATAACCTAATTGAAAGAAGAAGGATTCTTCAAATTTTAACCGGTTGTTAGCCTTTTCAAAATAGTCTAGATTTTGTGGAAAATGAATATTTAAAAAAGTATGTTGTCTCGACAGGAATTTAAAAGACCTTATGAGATAGTCGGGTAGGTTTTCTTCGATGAGATTGGGAATTTCTTTGCAGATATTCCGTAGGATTGTCTGAAAGAATTTCTGATTGAGGCCTCTTTTGGTTAGTTTTTCCGAACTGGGATAAATAGGTCTCAGCCGATTGTCATTTTCTTTTTTTTCTTCGATTTCAATTTCAGGATGGGGCATTGAGAATTGATTATTGAAAAGATTGATCTTCCCAAAAATATAGACTTCCTTGTTGATGGGGAGTTGCTCTTTCAGCCATTTTGAATATTGAAACCAAACAAGATCCATTGCTCCGCTCTCATCATTGAATTTAGCAGTTAGTCTCTTGGTTTTCCCCGTTTGTATCTCCTGGACGTGCGTGATTTTTCCTTTTAACTGAATTTCAAGGTTGCTTTCCTGAAGTTGCGCTATTTGATATACTTTATTTTTATCCAGATAACGAATAGGGTAGAAGTTCAGTAAATCTTCTACAGTGGAAACTCCGAGCACATTTTTTATGAGCTTGGCTTTTTCGGGTCCTATACCCTTAACATATTCTATGGAAGTTTCAAGATTCAATTTCGGCTACGACTCGAGTTTCGAGATCCGGGTTTCAAAAGCAAAAATAAAAGTCCGAATTTCGGCAAAAAAAAAAAGACTTCCAAAAAAATTGAAAGTCTTAATTCTGTATTTTGGAAACTCGAAATTTGAATCTACGGTTAGTTCTTTATTTTCGATTTAAACTTCTTTTGATAATCCTCCCATTGTTCCTTAGATCTTATTTTTTTAAACAAATCCTTAGAAATAAACTCCAGATAGGGTTCGAGCTCTATCGCTGAAAGTTCTCCCTGAAGAATTGTAATTGGGCCCCCATTTTCATCAAGAAATACGGTGCTTGGAACTGCAGCAACATTCATATACTGTGTAAATTCATGAAGCGAATTTTTTCCTTTTTTGTGCTCCGTATTAAGATTTGAAAATGTTCTTCCAAAAATTTCAATATCCTTTTTTTCTTCAGCATTGAACTTTACAGGGTAATAATTGTCATTTAAGATCTTAGCAATAACCGGATGTCCGTAGGTTTTTTTATCCATTATCTTACATGGACCACACCAATCAGCATAGAAATCAACAAGGATTTTTTTTGGATTTTGTTTTTGAGCTTTCAATGCCTCTTCAATGGTCATCCATTTTACCTGGGCAAAGTTGAAAGTTAACAATAACAAACTTATTATGCTTAGAATTTTTTTCATATCATTTAATTATTAATAAAATTAAGCATAATAAGCTTATCTTTTATTTTACGTCTTGCATTAATTTTCTCACGAACGTGGATATCAAAATTAATACCACACCCGCAACTAATGCATAGATTCCCAAAGTTTTATATCCATCCGTATAGGCTAAGAGTTTACTCATATTGGTATTTCCTGTGTTGGCTTCAGAGAGGCTAGCTCCAATTTTTCCGGCAGCGAATTGTCCAAACGCACTGGCCAGAAACCATAATCCCATCATCATACCGAACATTTTCTTTGGAGACAGTTTGGTTATAATTGACATTCCTATTGGGCCTAAACACAATTCCCCGAATGTGATCACCAACCATGTGAATGTAAATAAATTAAGAGAAGATTTTCCATCTGCACCTGCAAAGTATCTTAAACTATAGAATATGAAGAATCCTGCAGCCAGAAATAGAAATCCTATTCCGAACTTATTGATTGTATTAGGTTCAAGTTTCCTTTTATTTAAAGCAATCCATGCCAGTCCAATTAAGGGGCTGAAAACAATAATGAAAAACGAATTAGCGCTATTGTTAATAACATTAGGGTCCATTCCAAAGCCTAATAATTTGTGAACAAGATTATCTTTTGCAAATAGTGATAAAGATCCGCCACTTTGCTCATAGATAGAATTGAAGACAAAATACATGAAGATGAATATAAATGCAGCAACGAGCTTTTTCTGATAGGGGGTAGTTTGTTTAAGGGTTTCTATGACAAAATATCCCACAGCAACAATACCGATTAAATACATGAAATAGTCTGTGTAATCCGTATTCTTTACCATGATGAATATAAGAGGCATGCTTAGCAATGCACCAATATAGACTAATACTTCACGTAAAGTTCTTTTGGATTGTGGAAGTACCTGTAATGGAGAATCACCAATAGGTCCCAGGGTTTTTTTTGTAGCAAAAAAGGTAATCAATCCCAGAATCATGACAACTGCAGCTGCTAAAAAGCACCAGGACCATGAATAATATTTTCCCAAATACACACATAATGCACCACCTAAAAGTCCACCGATATTAATTCCAGCATAGAATAAGCCATATCCAGCGTCTCTTCTTGGATCATCTTCCTTATAAAGCTCGCCTACCATGGACGAAATATTAGGCTTGAAAAATCCTGTACCTATAATGGAGCAGGTGATACCAAAATAAAAGAAATCATGAGGCGAAAAGGCAATAATAAGATTACCGATAGACATAATAAGACCTCCGAAAACCAGGGATCTTTTAAACCCAAGGATCTTATCTGCAAAAATACCTCCTATAAAAGTAAAGGCATAAATGAAAGCCTGGATGGCCCCGTATTGCAAGTTGGCTTTGTCTTCTAATAAACCTAATTGGTCTACCATAAAAATGGTAAGAACCCCGCGCATCCCGTAAAAACAAAAACGCTCCCACATTTCTACTGTGAATAGCGTCCAAAGTTGTTTAGGGTACTTGCCTTTAAAATTTTGTATTTCTTCTAATGTATACATAGTTAATGAAAATAAACGATAAGATGTTTCATTTTGAAACAGCGTGCTAATTTATAAAAAAACCTCTGACTAAGCAGAGGTTTTATAGTATTTTATTTATGCAACTACTTTACGCCGTGCATCATTTTCTTTAAGAGTGGTGAAATTAAACCTAAAATTACAGCAGCAATACCACAAAGGACAACGAATACCATAAAGAACTCAAATAAGTTATGGATTTCAAATCCTGCAAATGTAGGATTGTGTAATGGTAGCTGAGCTTTATCAAAAGCAGCGATCTGATCACTTGTTAAGGTTACTTTTTTATCTAAAACATCCTGAAGGTTTACTCCTATTTCTTCAGCCTTTTTGAATTTATCACCTGTTGCAGGGATAAGTGCTCCTAATGAACCGGCTAATGCATAACCTGCTGCATTGGAAATAAAGAAAACACCATATAGCAATGAAGCAAATCTTTTTGGAGCTAGCTTACCTACTAATGATAAACCGATTGGAGAAAGACAAAGCTCACCACATGTCTGAATGAAGTACAATAACATCAGCCATTTAATTGCCAGCAAACCTGAACTTCCAAGGTCTTTTACATTGTGGGCAATGATGAAATAAGAAAGTGCAATTAATGCCAATCCCATAGCTTGTTTAAAAGGAGATACCGGTTCTTTACCTCTTGCTCTTAATTTATCCCAGATCAAACTGAATGGAACCGCTAGTATAACGACGAAGATCCCGTTAAAGATCTGAACCATTGAAGGTGGCATATTCCATCCGAAAATGCTTCTGTCTGTTTGGTTATCTGCAATGAATGTTAATGAAGATCCTGCCTGCTCGAAAGCAGCCCAGAAGAAAATGATAAAGAATGAAACGATATAGATTACCCAAATTCTTTGTCTTTCAACTTTATTTTCTGCAGAACTCATGATCAGGAAAGCTAACGAAATACCAGCTGCATAGATAAAAGGATAAATAATTCCTTTGATCAGCTGCCCCATTTCTACAGAATTAAATCCGAACTCTCCTACCAGTAAATACCTGAAAGCAAAAAATAATACAACAAATATAATCCCTGTAAAAGCCAGAAACTGTCCAGAGAATTTTGCGGTCTGCGTTTCTCCTTCTTCAAAGTCTGCACTTGTATTGTGTTTTGGTAATCCTCCGATAGGTCTTCCTTCCGGAGTTACCACATATTTATTTTTAAGGAAAAAGAACGTTACCGTTCCTACGATCATTGCCATTGAAGCGGCTAAGAATCCCCATTTAAAAGCAAAAATATCTCTTACTCCTGTCGTAGCATCTTTTACGTCACCAAGATATGGACAGATAAACTGACCTAAGAAAGCCCCAATGTTAATACCCATATAAAATATGGTAAACGCTGAGTCAAGTTTTGATTTTTCTTGTTTGGGATAAAGACTTCCTACCATTGAGGAAATGTTTGGCTTAAAGAATCCATTACCAAAGATAATAACGAATAATGCAAGCCACATAATCAGTTTAGCATTTCCTACGCTCGCTGAAAAAGTTGATGCACTGAGGAAAAGTAAAAACTGCCCAATAGCCATTAAGGATCCACCGATGATAATAGCATATCTGTTACCAATATATTTATCCGCAATAAATCCTCCTAAAAGGGGAGTTAAATAACATAAAGCTAAAAATCCACCGTAAATGATCGCTGCATCAGCTTCTTTTATTAATAGAGAGTTGACCATAAAGAGCGTTAAAAGTGCTCTCATTCCATAAAAGTTGAAACGCTCCCACATTTCTGTTCCGAAAAGAACCCATAACCCTTTTGG is a window from the Chryseobacterium sp. T16E-39 genome containing:
- a CDS encoding helix-turn-helix domain-containing protein — protein: MKMYVKFDFNALCKKVLDEKLKEQGLKYRLLNFGEVEFYEAFTQEQHDIFKKNLEDYGIEIIESQKVALVQKIKDAIVELVFSKDTIAVKASIYIAEKLNHSYGYLSNLFSEVAYTSIENFIILQKIEYAKELIITNKLNLTEIAHKLNYSSVAHLSTQFKNTTGITPSQFQKIIGKRRKEQSVAMTNKMLYE
- a CDS encoding response regulator, which gives rise to MNKEYLNAILVDDDEGNIILFKNIFKDLKITVKVQSFQNGRDLMKYLSNAEVLVPEILLMNYNIPHKNSMECLDEIKLDLRLSGMITGIYSDVLSEEDIEKIFVKGANIYIKKPDNYKDMKRVVSEVITLNWQYHTSGLNKDNLILKV
- the recG gene encoding ATP-dependent DNA helicase RecG, whose amino-acid sequence is MNLETSIEYVKGIGPEKAKLIKNVLGVSTVEDLLNFYPIRYLDKNKVYQIAQLQESNLEIQLKGKITHVQEIQTGKTKRLTAKFNDESGAMDLVWFQYSKWLKEQLPINKEVYIFGKINLFNNQFSMPHPEIEIEEKKENDNRLRPIYPSSEKLTKRGLNQKFFQTILRNICKEIPNLIEENLPDYLIRSFKFLSRQHTFLNIHFPQNLDYFEKANNRLKFEESFFFQLGYGLKKIHHKSQAFGNPFPIVGDHFTGFYENHLPFELTNAQKRVLKEIRLDMKKPIQMNRLLQGDVGSGKTMVALLTMLIAMDNGFQSCIMAPTEILAQQHYNGIKELLEETEINIRLLTGSTKASERKVIHQELENGELSILVGTHAVLEDKVKFKNLGLAIIDEQHRFGVAQRAKLWAKNKIPPHILVMTATPIPRTLAMSFYSDLDVSVIDEMPVGRKPIITAHRREKDRTYVYNFCRDEIKKGRQVYFVYPLIEESETLDYKNLMEGLDHVMNSFSDYNVSMLHGRMKPDEKDTAMNYFASGKAEIMVATTVIEVGVNVPNASVMVIESAERFGLSQLHQLRGRVGRGAEQSYCILMTSDKLSTESRTRIKTMTETNDGFKISEVDMQLRGPGDILGTQQSGVVDFKRLDLVKDSEIIKTTKKAVEKILEKDPLLTLADHQIIKIYYLKYYKGKNKWSKIS
- a CDS encoding thioredoxin family protein is translated as MKKILSIISLLLLTFNFAQVKWMTIEEALKAQKQNPKKILVDFYADWCGPCKIMDKKTYGHPVIAKILNDNYYPVKFNAEEKKDIEIFGRTFSNLNTEHKKGKNSLHEFTQYMNVAAVPSTVFLDENGGPITILQGELSAIELEPYLEFISKDLFKKIRSKEQWEDYQKKFKSKIKN
- a CDS encoding peptide MFS transporter; this encodes MYTLEEIQNFKGKYPKQLWTLFTVEMWERFCFYGMRGVLTIFMVDQLGLLEDKANLQYGAIQAFIYAFTFIGGIFADKILGFKRSLVFGGLIMSIGNLIIAFSPHDFFYFGITCSIIGTGFFKPNISSMVGELYKEDDPRRDAGYGLFYAGINIGGLLGGALCVYLGKYYSWSWCFLAAAVVMILGLITFFATKKTLGPIGDSPLQVLPQSKRTLREVLVYIGALLSMPLIFIMVKNTDYTDYFMYLIGIVAVGYFVIETLKQTTPYQKKLVAAFIFIFMYFVFNSIYEQSGGSLSLFAKDNLVHKLLGFGMDPNVINNSANSFFIIVFSPLIGLAWIALNKRKLEPNTINKFGIGFLFLAAGFFIFYSLRYFAGADGKSSLNLFTFTWLVITFGELCLGPIGMSIITKLSPKKMFGMMMGLWFLASAFGQFAAGKIGASLSEANTGNTNMSKLLAYTDGYKTLGIYALVAGVVLILISTFVRKLMQDVK
- a CDS encoding peptide MFS transporter, whose product is MDNIEALSPKPDEFVENKGSRHPKGLWVLFGTEMWERFNFYGMRALLTLFMVNSLLIKEADAAIIYGGFLALCYLTPLLGGFIADKYIGNRYAIIIGGSLMAIGQFLLFLSASTFSASVGNAKLIMWLALFVIIFGNGFFKPNISSMVGSLYPKQEKSKLDSAFTIFYMGINIGAFLGQFICPYLGDVKDATTGVRDIFAFKWGFLAASMAMIVGTVTFFFLKNKYVVTPEGRPIGGLPKHNTSADFEEGETQTAKFSGQFLAFTGIIFVVLFFAFRYLLVGEFGFNSVEMGQLIKGIIYPFIYAAGISLAFLIMSSAENKVERQRIWVIYIVSFFIIFFWAAFEQAGSSLTFIADNQTDRSIFGWNMPPSMVQIFNGIFVVILAVPFSLIWDKLRARGKEPVSPFKQAMGLALIALSYFIIAHNVKDLGSSGLLAIKWLMLLYFIQTCGELCLSPIGLSLVGKLAPKRFASLLYGVFFISNAAGYALAGSLGALIPATGDKFKKAEEIGVNLQDVLDKKVTLTSDQIAAFDKAQLPLHNPTFAGFEIHNLFEFFMVFVVLCGIAAVILGLISPLLKKMMHGVK